In Streptomyces globosus, the following proteins share a genomic window:
- a CDS encoding transfer protein, translating to MSRIYELTVEAAEPGDIITYHPQRLAAALHIADVNRLAVETSVMGTKALVTIYPHDPLARVILADPEMLVMDARGRIWIGRYHNGRPSLLRLYDPASGSAQRLLLFGTTGAGKSTAGQIILAAMKRSGIAVLYADLKGGQSAPEAFGQAGPGLDGNVAWRVTTQEGTMAQLRTTWLTMMDRQERYARLGRSKFLRDRPDPLIYQIIDEANRLLEKGAPYRDEATFYIKDIGRTGRSLGVGIGLFAQAGHLEEMGGSDTLRAMLKEGEVVLLRWTSSMMKQLVTDGLLPAGQVLAPIPKYAGEVDLVSQFDEEHDDSDLPGTQGTAYNVNGRYPTSKMRFWNIGSSEPTEGLDPEVLDLYGPGAPPEIEEDAWGLIGDAYCQRLDGMEAYRAVFPEPEEDEDGEGGGKKKSGGGAKAAPSPVPAAAAKPKARTLRDRIQSVLDAHDDPLDALQILELVNADGGRAVKLGSVRNTLTAIRN from the coding sequence ATGAGCAGGATCTACGAGCTCACCGTTGAAGCGGCCGAGCCCGGCGACATCATCACGTACCACCCGCAGCGCCTCGCCGCGGCGCTGCACATCGCCGACGTCAACCGGCTCGCGGTGGAGACCAGCGTCATGGGCACCAAGGCTCTGGTCACCATCTACCCCCACGACCCGCTCGCCCGCGTCATCCTCGCCGACCCCGAGATGCTGGTCATGGACGCCCGCGGCCGCATCTGGATCGGCCGCTACCACAACGGCCGGCCCTCCCTGCTGCGCCTGTACGACCCGGCGTCCGGGTCCGCGCAGCGCCTGCTGCTGTTCGGCACCACCGGCGCAGGCAAGTCCACCGCCGGGCAGATCATCCTCGCCGCGATGAAGCGCTCCGGCATCGCCGTCCTGTACGCCGACCTCAAGGGAGGCCAGTCCGCACCGGAAGCCTTCGGGCAGGCCGGGCCCGGCCTGGACGGCAACGTGGCCTGGAGGGTCACCACGCAGGAAGGCACGATGGCGCAGCTGCGCACGACGTGGCTGACCATGATGGACCGCCAGGAGCGCTACGCCCGCCTCGGCCGCTCGAAGTTCCTGCGCGACCGGCCCGATCCGCTGATCTACCAGATCATCGACGAAGCGAACAGGTTGCTCGAAAAGGGCGCGCCCTACCGCGACGAGGCCACCTTCTACATCAAGGACATCGGCCGCACCGGCCGGTCCCTCGGCGTTGGGATCGGCCTGTTCGCGCAGGCCGGCCACCTCGAGGAAATGGGCGGCTCGGACACGCTGAGGGCGATGCTCAAGGAAGGCGAAGTCGTCCTCCTGCGCTGGACCAGCTCGATGATGAAGCAGCTGGTGACCGACGGCCTGCTGCCCGCCGGGCAGGTCCTCGCGCCGATCCCCAAGTACGCGGGCGAAGTCGACCTCGTCTCGCAGTTCGACGAGGAGCATGACGACAGCGACCTGCCCGGCACCCAGGGCACCGCCTACAACGTCAACGGCCGCTACCCCACCAGCAAGATGCGGTTCTGGAACATCGGCTCGTCCGAGCCCACCGAGGGCCTGGACCCGGAGGTCCTCGACCTCTACGGCCCCGGCGCCCCGCCCGAGATCGAGGAAGACGCCTGGGGCCTGATCGGCGACGCCTACTGCCAGCGCCTGGACGGCATGGAGGCATACCGGGCCGTCTTCCCCGAGCCCGAGGAAGACGAAGACGGCGAAGGCGGCGGCAAGAAGAAGAGCGGCGGCGGCGCCAAGGCGGCACCCTCGCCGGTCCCGGCCGCCGCGGCCAAGCCGAAGGCCCGCACGCTGCGCGACCGCATCCAGTCCGTCCTGGACGCGCACGACGACCCGCTGGACGCCCTCCAGATCCTGGAGCTCGTCAACGCCGACGGCGGCCGCGCGGTCAAGCTCGGCAGCGTCCGCAACACCCTGACCGCGATCAGGAACTAA